One window from the genome of Isachenkonia alkalipeptolytica encodes:
- a CDS encoding DUF1667 domain-containing protein, giving the protein MTKFVEKEITCIACPMGCKLEITMEEDKYMIEGYKCKKGLEYGEQELKDPRRIITTTFTVKGGFLPLVPVKTDRPLPKGKIFELMKAIDRAFVEAPVKMGQILMEDFQDTGVNIVATRDLPLKEL; this is encoded by the coding sequence ATGACTAAATTTGTGGAAAAGGAAATTACCTGCATTGCCTGCCCCATGGGCTGCAAGCTGGAAATTACCATGGAGGAAGACAAGTATATGATTGAAGGCTATAAATGCAAAAAAGGATTGGAATACGGAGAACAAGAGCTCAAAGACCCCAGAAGGATTATTACCACCACCTTTACCGTCAAGGGCGGCTTTCTCCCCTTAGTTCCCGTAAAGACGGACCGCCCCCTGCCCAAAGGGAAGATCTTCGAATTAATGAAGGCGATCGACCGGGCTTTTGTGGAGGCGCCGGTTAAGATGGGGCAGATTCTGATGGAGGATTTTCAGGATACAGGGGTAAACATTGTGGCAACCCGTGACCTTCCTTTGAAGGAGTTGTAA
- a CDS encoding SurA N-terminal domain-containing protein encodes MKKKIITMLALALVGLFVLTACGDGEVENGDNGENDEGTAQSEDALGEMQQEEIDMDDFEESDVFLRVNDDEITFAEFEEEFERSKEMAETQYGMDFDDEDAAVMIPQLQQQAVESIITQHVMLQEAEDQDIEVTDEDVEENVEELKVQFDGEEGLEQAMEAEGLTDDSLREFLYENLMIENLMSRNLDLDNIEVTEEEKEAYYAQLQESWEEQGQEEVPYEDVEDQITEQLQQQQIQEKQMEYVEELMAEADIDRLYQ; translated from the coding sequence TTGAAGAAAAAAATTATTACAATGTTAGCGTTAGCTTTGGTGGGACTATTTGTACTGACCGCCTGCGGTGATGGAGAAGTGGAAAACGGAGACAATGGAGAAAACGATGAAGGCACAGCTCAAAGTGAAGATGCTCTTGGGGAAATGCAACAGGAAGAAATAGATATGGATGATTTTGAAGAGTCCGATGTTTTCCTTCGAGTGAACGATGATGAAATAACCTTTGCTGAGTTTGAAGAGGAGTTTGAACGAAGCAAGGAAATGGCAGAAACTCAGTATGGTATGGATTTTGACGATGAAGATGCAGCGGTTATGATCCCTCAGCTTCAGCAACAGGCTGTAGAGTCTATAATTACCCAACACGTAATGTTGCAGGAAGCCGAAGACCAAGATATTGAAGTTACCGATGAAGACGTAGAAGAGAATGTTGAAGAGCTGAAAGTACAATTTGATGGCGAAGAAGGTCTAGAACAGGCCATGGAAGCGGAAGGTCTTACCGATGACTCTTTACGGGAATTCCTTTACGAGAACCTGATGATTGAAAATCTCATGAGTCGGAACCTGGACTTAGACAATATTGAAGTTACGGAAGAAGAAAAGGAAGCCTATTATGCACAACTTCAGGAAAGCTGGGAAGAGCAAGGACAAGAAGAGGTCCCCTATGAAGATGTGGAAGACCAGATTACCGAACAGCTTCAACAACAACAGATCCAGGAAAAGCAGATGGAATACGTTGAAGAGTTGATGGCGGAAGCTGATATCGACAGACTGTATCAATAA
- a CDS encoding glycerophosphodiester phosphodiesterase family protein — translation MLFLFIITEYLIALELQLHPVITLVALTLGSGGLSVLATNFISRFTWGTYPDIMTAQILYFALGDIASLDVDYLTVYKGMLSDELVKKVKQEDKDLFVWTVNSEGSIREVLQYDIKGIITDYPLRVREIMGRGNE, via the coding sequence ATGCTCTTTTTATTTATTATAACGGAGTACTTGATCGCTTTAGAGCTTCAGCTTCACCCGGTAATCACTCTGGTCGCATTGACCCTGGGAAGCGGAGGATTATCCGTTCTTGCCACGAATTTCATCAGCCGGTTCACTTGGGGCACTTATCCGGATATTATGACCGCTCAAATTCTGTATTTTGCCCTGGGAGATATAGCTTCTCTGGATGTGGATTACTTAACGGTTTATAAGGGTATGCTTAGTGATGAACTGGTAAAAAAAGTTAAACAAGAAGATAAAGATCTCTTTGTCTGGACCGTAAATTCTGAAGGGTCGATCCGGGAAGTATTGCAATATGATATTAAAGGAATTATTACGGATTATCCTCTGCGGGTTCGCGAGATTATGGGACGGGGAAATGAATAA
- a CDS encoding SLC13 family permease — protein sequence MRNNQILKLGLSFLLPGILFFFPPLQMDSNQGVVLSALVLTVTWWATGIVKKSVASLFLLTVFSFWGSTPLVEIFRFPLSENFVLVLFSFIFTEGIMNSGLPEKIIEPALEKGGKEIRSLLWMIIGLNVLLIFVIPQPFARIIILGTILKGFFQGRKLGQDLIEVLMLFTFAAAIVVNMMFLRGDIILNNALIAIAGIEISEGLWIRIMTVPTLIFIGLTYLLFYILFKQVLLTYPVTEKTLKHPYQETYLTKKDKRNLRLILAVVFLWMAEPFHGMGSPAVIVFGTAMLALVGLIKKRGVGAVNFELLIFITAAFSIGAVMTNSGVAEILLLPLKGLLPEEFGVLYLLVIMVISMVMHMILGSNITTLSVVVPGLMLIGEGVIPALGLVFVIHVSVSTHYLLPFHNVILLIGNGKGLFGSRLVSRYGVGLTLLMPVVLLGVYYIWWRIIGLL from the coding sequence ATGAGAAATAATCAGATCCTTAAATTGGGACTAAGTTTTTTACTTCCCGGAATCCTGTTTTTTTTCCCGCCGCTGCAAATGGATTCGAATCAGGGGGTTGTTTTATCGGCTCTAGTGTTAACCGTCACATGGTGGGCAACGGGCATCGTAAAAAAATCCGTGGCATCTCTATTTTTGTTGACGGTGTTTTCATTTTGGGGGAGTACACCCCTGGTAGAAATTTTTCGGTTTCCCTTGTCGGAGAATTTTGTATTGGTTTTATTTTCCTTTATATTCACCGAAGGGATTATGAACAGTGGACTACCGGAGAAAATAATAGAACCCGCGTTGGAAAAAGGGGGTAAGGAAATTCGCTCCTTGCTTTGGATGATCATCGGACTGAATGTTTTGTTGATTTTTGTAATCCCCCAGCCCTTTGCCAGAATTATTATCCTCGGGACCATACTAAAAGGGTTTTTCCAAGGGCGAAAGCTTGGTCAGGACCTGATTGAGGTATTAATGCTTTTTACCTTTGCCGCAGCCATTGTGGTAAACATGATGTTCCTTCGAGGGGATATCATCTTGAACAATGCTTTGATTGCCATTGCTGGCATTGAAATTTCCGAAGGTTTATGGATCCGAATCATGACGGTGCCCACGCTGATCTTTATCGGTTTGACCTATTTGCTGTTTTACATACTGTTTAAGCAAGTGCTGTTGACCTATCCCGTAACCGAAAAAACGTTAAAACACCCTTATCAAGAAACCTACCTGACAAAAAAGGATAAAAGAAACCTCCGGCTGATTCTCGCTGTGGTTTTTCTTTGGATGGCGGAGCCCTTTCACGGCATGGGATCCCCGGCGGTAATTGTTTTCGGAACGGCAATGCTGGCCTTGGTGGGCTTGATTAAGAAAAGGGGTGTAGGAGCCGTGAATTTTGAGCTTTTGATTTTTATCACCGCCGCCTTTTCCATCGGGGCGGTTATGACCAACAGCGGTGTGGCGGAAATCCTGTTGTTGCCCTTGAAAGGTTTGCTACCGGAGGAATTCGGTGTCCTATATCTTTTAGTTATTATGGTGATCTCCATGGTCATGCATATGATTCTCGGGAGTAACATCACAACCCTTTCCGTGGTAGTTCCCGGCCTGATGCTGATCGGTGAAGGCGTAATACCTGCCTTGGGACTTGTTTTTGTCATACATGTTTCCGTATCCACCCATTATTTACTACCCTTCCATAATGTAATCCTATTAATTGGAAACGGAAAAGGTTTATTTGGCAGCAGACTGGTTAGCCGATATGGTGTGGGACTCACCCTTTTGATGCCCGTGGTTCTGCTGGGGGTCTATTATATTTGGTGGCGCATTATCGGTTTACTGTAA
- a CDS encoding DUF3221 domain-containing protein, with amino-acid sequence MFNPLFNRRKLKLLSVALFLVVFTASCGTSLDPTVRSQEGYIVDITEERIYVISHVDREDIGELSEEELLEKSVEASDDRDLIAVWYNVNDVEDYAVGQYVEVRSREVMDSFPQQADAAGITILDEP; translated from the coding sequence ATGTTTAATCCTTTATTTAACCGTCGCAAACTAAAACTTTTATCTGTTGCTTTATTCCTTGTGGTGTTTACCGCTTCCTGCGGAACCTCCCTGGATCCCACCGTCCGAAGTCAGGAAGGCTACATTGTGGATATTACCGAAGAGCGGATCTACGTGATCAGTCATGTTGACCGGGAAGATATCGGCGAACTGTCTGAAGAAGAACTGTTGGAAAAAAGCGTAGAAGCCTCCGATGACCGGGACCTGATTGCGGTTTGGTATAACGTAAACGATGTAGAGGACTACGCAGTAGGACAATACGTGGAGGTTCGTTCCCGGGAAGTCATGGACAGCTTCCCCCAACAGGCGGATGCCGCAGGGATAACCATCCTTGATGAGCCCTAA
- a CDS encoding GNAT family N-acetyltransferase: MNSYRTNIEGFEIRFATEEDVPLILEFIKALAEYEKMLDEVVATEKGLKQSIFVQKQAEVIIGEEKGKPVGFALFFHNYSTFLGKANLYLEDLFVKPEYRGKGYGKTLLSFLGKIAVDRDCGRLDWWCLDWNTTSIEFYKEMGAVPMDEWTVYRVEGEQLQRLSKFCD; encoded by the coding sequence ATGAATAGTTACCGAACCAATATTGAAGGCTTTGAAATACGATTTGCCACAGAGGAAGATGTGCCCCTTATTTTAGAATTTATTAAAGCCCTAGCGGAGTATGAAAAGATGTTGGATGAAGTGGTGGCCACAGAGAAAGGGCTTAAACAGTCGATTTTTGTCCAAAAGCAGGCGGAGGTAATCATTGGAGAAGAAAAAGGAAAACCTGTAGGTTTTGCCCTGTTTTTCCATAACTACTCCACTTTTTTAGGGAAAGCCAACCTCTATCTCGAAGACCTTTTCGTAAAACCTGAGTACCGGGGAAAGGGTTACGGTAAAACCCTGTTATCCTTTTTAGGGAAAATTGCAGTGGACAGAGACTGCGGACGACTGGATTGGTGGTGTCTTGATTGGAACACCACATCCATCGAGTTTTATAAAGAGATGGGGGCCGTTCCCATGGATGAATGGACGGTGTACCGGGTAGAAGGGGAGCAACTGCAAAGACTTTCCAAGTTCTGTGATTAA
- a CDS encoding DUF1538 domain-containing protein, protein MNIFSEKIKEVFFAILPITLIVVILRLTIVPIDNHLMGKFLLGSVFILFGLTLFLIGVDLGIAPLGSLLSSVITKKNKLWLVITAAFVLGFIISIAEPGLLILGNQIDALTAGVISSFTILTVVSLGIGVFMILGFLRLIYNIPLHVILLGSYGIILVLGLFTSPEFLAIAFDSSGSTTGVLAVPFILSLSLGITAMKKDSKASEKDSFGLVAIVSVGAVISVMILNLFTEVEEFAAVEIAEVTFGDSVIGAFINAVPGAFLESLFVFAPLVAIFLLIRFTWPIKKEALRKMTLGFIYALIGLSLFLVGVNTGFMAVGSEIGSFLVGLDTYFYLILIGFILGVATILAEPAVYVLTHQIEDVTSGYVKKNIVLVALALGVGLAISLSLLRIVVPEIQLWHYLLTGYLFAMILTFITPKLFVGIAFDAGGVATGPMTATFILAFINGAAYDHPTADVLVDGFGMIAMVALMPIITLQILGTIFKLKTVKKGVNGNGKS, encoded by the coding sequence GTGAATATTTTCAGTGAAAAAATTAAGGAAGTATTCTTTGCCATACTGCCCATTACATTAATTGTTGTGATTCTGCGATTGACCATTGTTCCGATAGACAATCATTTGATGGGTAAATTTTTACTGGGTTCTGTGTTTATCCTGTTCGGACTGACCCTTTTTTTAATCGGTGTGGACCTGGGAATCGCCCCCTTAGGTTCTCTTCTAAGTTCCGTAATTACTAAGAAAAACAAACTATGGCTGGTGATTACAGCCGCCTTTGTCCTCGGGTTTATTATATCCATTGCGGAACCGGGGCTCTTGATCCTCGGTAACCAAATCGACGCCTTGACGGCAGGAGTGATTTCAAGTTTTACGATTTTAACCGTGGTGTCCTTAGGCATCGGAGTGTTTATGATATTAGGATTTTTACGACTGATTTATAACATCCCTTTACATGTAATTCTTCTGGGTTCCTATGGGATCATCCTGGTACTGGGGCTTTTTACGTCCCCCGAGTTTTTAGCCATCGCCTTTGACAGCTCCGGCTCCACCACCGGAGTGTTGGCCGTGCCCTTTATACTGTCCCTTTCTTTGGGAATTACCGCCATGAAAAAGGACAGCAAAGCATCGGAAAAGGACAGTTTCGGACTGGTTGCCATCGTCTCCGTGGGGGCGGTGATCTCGGTTATGATCCTGAATCTTTTTACAGAAGTAGAGGAATTTGCCGCCGTGGAAATTGCGGAAGTGACCTTCGGGGATTCGGTTATCGGGGCTTTTATCAATGCGGTTCCCGGAGCTTTTTTAGAAAGTCTTTTCGTCTTTGCCCCCTTGGTTGCCATATTCCTATTGATTCGTTTTACCTGGCCTATTAAAAAAGAGGCCCTAAGAAAAATGACCTTGGGTTTTATCTATGCCTTGATCGGTTTAAGTTTATTTCTGGTGGGGGTGAATACCGGATTTATGGCAGTGGGCAGTGAGATCGGATCTTTCCTGGTGGGGCTTGACACCTACTTTTACTTAATCCTAATCGGCTTTATCCTGGGTGTGGCTACGATTTTAGCGGAGCCTGCGGTCTACGTGCTGACCCATCAGATTGAAGACGTTACCTCCGGGTATGTAAAGAAAAATATCGTCCTCGTTGCTCTGGCCCTGGGAGTGGGACTGGCCATCTCCCTTTCTCTTTTACGAATCGTGGTTCCGGAAATTCAGCTGTGGCATTACTTATTAACCGGCTACCTGTTTGCGATGATACTGACCTTTATTACACCGAAACTGTTTGTGGGAATCGCTTTTGATGCCGGAGGAGTAGCCACCGGGCCCATGACCGCCACTTTTATCCTGGCCTTTATCAACGGTGCGGCCTATGACCATCCCACCGCCGATGTACTGGTGGACGGATTCGGGATGATAGCCATGGTGGCCTTAATGCCCATAATCACCCTGCAAATCCTGGGAACGATCTTTAAACTGAAAACCGTAAAGAAGGGGGTCAACGGCAATGGAAAATCATAA
- a CDS encoding P-II family nitrogen regulator — translation MENHKNAKKEKDIEKQDDLKGEQDTPKEAFKLHVVIVHHGLGSKVIQLAKQCGIPGGTVILGKGTAPNRLLKFLALADYRKEIVLVLGKQSHGELFLRKVTEKLKFKKPNSGIAFSIPVNQIIGSKYGADARPRENTSGGGKMDMYQSIFVIVDRGNAKEVVDAANDSGAKGATVVNARGSGIHETSKLFAFEIEPEKEIVMILVKQDITEKVTKAIKEQSSIDEAGKGIMFVQPVDEVYGIQ, via the coding sequence ATGGAAAATCATAAGAATGCAAAAAAAGAGAAAGATATAGAAAAACAGGATGATCTGAAAGGGGAACAAGATACACCTAAGGAAGCTTTCAAACTTCATGTGGTAATCGTGCACCATGGTCTGGGAAGCAAAGTGATTCAGCTGGCTAAGCAGTGCGGCATTCCGGGAGGAACGGTAATCCTTGGAAAGGGCACTGCCCCAAATCGATTGTTGAAATTTTTAGCTTTGGCGGATTATCGAAAGGAAATTGTACTGGTGCTGGGTAAACAAAGTCATGGAGAGCTCTTTTTAAGAAAGGTTACGGAGAAACTGAAATTTAAAAAGCCTAATAGTGGGATTGCATTTTCCATTCCCGTCAATCAAATAATCGGATCCAAATACGGGGCGGATGCAAGGCCTAGGGAAAATACCAGTGGAGGTGGGAAGATGGATATGTATCAATCAATTTTTGTAATCGTAGATCGGGGAAATGCCAAAGAAGTGGTGGACGCCGCTAATGACTCGGGAGCAAAGGGAGCCACGGTGGTCAATGCCCGGGGTTCGGGAATTCACGAAACCAGCAAACTATTTGCCTTTGAAATCGAGCCGGAAAAAGAAATTGTCATGATCCTGGTAAAGCAAGACATTACCGAAAAGGTTACCAAGGCCATTAAAGAGCAGTCATCCATCGACGAGGCAGGGAAGGGTATTATGTTTGTCCAGCCCGTGGATGAGGTGTATGGTATACAGTAA
- a CDS encoding dihydrolipoyl dehydrogenase family protein — protein sequence MKYDFHTIVIGAGSAGLMTAGILTNLGAKVALIEKNKMGGDCLNTGCVPSKSLLYRVEKGADFSEMMNQIQQTIEKIAPHDSVERFENMGVSVLKGSGKLLDDHRVEVVLNESDGPHRVISGKNIVLATGSKPRIPELDGLQRIPYLTNENLFSMEELPKRFIIWGGGPISMEIGQAFGKLGSEVVIISRGRHLFKRDEPEVDPVMKDILAKEGIRFYLGYEPVKIRETAENQGEKDFNLTLRNRNTGEEKELTGDKFLIALGRISSTEGLGLKNGGVEVNEKGYVKVNKHLQTSTKNIYACGDVVGEYQFTHMGGYEAEIVSKNLLLPIQAKADYSKAVWTTYTKPQVAHSGFTEASAKKGGKLGKPLYKSFEEVDRSIIEEDRKGFVKIILDRKGRIIGGTIVSNEAGEMIGMVSLAINKKMKLSAFQSLIYAYPTKSEIYKSLAVDHLQDSVRPWQRKLLKKWLSR from the coding sequence ATGAAATATGACTTTCATACCATTGTGATCGGGGCCGGCAGTGCCGGGCTGATGACAGCAGGTATTTTAACAAATCTTGGTGCAAAGGTGGCCTTAATAGAAAAAAATAAAATGGGGGGCGATTGCTTAAATACAGGATGTGTTCCCAGTAAATCCCTGCTGTATCGGGTGGAAAAAGGGGCAGATTTTTCCGAGATGATGAATCAAATCCAACAGACCATTGAAAAAATTGCCCCCCATGATTCCGTTGAACGTTTCGAGAATATGGGAGTCTCGGTATTGAAAGGGAGTGGGAAGTTGCTGGATGATCACCGGGTGGAAGTCGTACTAAATGAAAGTGACGGGCCCCACCGGGTAATCAGCGGTAAAAACATTGTCCTGGCCACGGGATCAAAACCCCGGATACCAGAATTGGATGGTTTACAGAGAATACCATATCTAACCAATGAGAATCTCTTCTCAATGGAAGAACTACCAAAGCGGTTTATTATTTGGGGGGGAGGCCCGATTTCCATGGAAATCGGCCAAGCCTTTGGAAAACTCGGTAGTGAGGTGGTCATTATATCGAGGGGACGGCACCTTTTTAAAAGGGATGAGCCCGAGGTAGATCCTGTGATGAAAGATATTTTAGCAAAAGAAGGGATCCGTTTTTACCTTGGGTATGAACCGGTAAAAATTCGGGAGACAGCAGAAAACCAGGGGGAAAAAGATTTCAACCTGACCCTTCGAAATCGAAATACCGGAGAAGAAAAAGAGTTAACGGGAGACAAGTTTCTGATCGCCCTTGGAAGAATCTCCTCCACCGAAGGTTTAGGCCTGAAGAATGGGGGCGTAGAAGTGAATGAAAAAGGGTATGTAAAAGTAAATAAGCATTTGCAGACTTCCACAAAGAACATTTATGCCTGCGGTGATGTTGTGGGGGAATATCAATTCACCCACATGGGCGGTTACGAGGCGGAGATTGTTTCGAAAAATCTGTTGCTTCCGATTCAAGCAAAGGCGGATTACAGCAAGGCCGTCTGGACCACCTACACGAAACCCCAGGTTGCTCATAGCGGTTTTACGGAAGCTTCCGCAAAAAAAGGGGGAAAACTGGGAAAGCCCCTGTATAAAAGCTTTGAAGAGGTGGATCGTAGCATTATAGAAGAGGACAGGAAGGGATTTGTAAAAATTATCCTGGATAGAAAAGGTCGGATTATTGGAGGCACCATAGTTTCCAATGAGGCAGGAGAAATGATCGGTATGGTTTCCCTAGCCATCAATAAAAAAATGAAACTATCCGCCTTTCAGAGCTTGATTTACGCCTATCCCACAAAGTCGGAAATTTATAAAAGTCTTGCAGTTGATCATCTTCAGGACTCCGTTCGTCCCTGGCAGCGAAAATTACTGAAAAAATGGCTTTCTCGATAG
- a CDS encoding glycine/sarcosine/betaine reductase selenoprotein B family protein encodes MAKDGKGIIEKIIGKAVEIRPSKHYDAPVIAPVKKNLKESRVAIVTTAGVHLKEDDPFDTTGSDPTYRVVPGDAKMEDLMITHGHYDDSQAHLDINVVFPIDRLRELKEEGVIGSIAENFYTFRGYIPKTRPLIKKSAPEVAKALVKDQVDIAILTPG; translated from the coding sequence ATGGCAAAGGACGGAAAGGGAATTATTGAAAAAATCATAGGAAAGGCCGTAGAAATAAGACCTTCCAAGCATTATGATGCTCCGGTGATTGCACCGGTAAAAAAGAATTTGAAAGAATCCAGGGTGGCCATAGTTACCACTGCGGGGGTACACTTAAAGGAAGACGACCCCTTTGACACAACAGGTAGTGATCCAACCTACCGCGTCGTTCCCGGAGATGCGAAAATGGAGGATTTGATGATTACCCACGGGCACTACGACGACAGTCAGGCCCATTTGGATATTAATGTGGTCTTTCCCATCGATCGTTTACGGGAATTGAAAGAAGAAGGGGTCATTGGATCCATTGCGGAAAACTTTTATACCTTTCGGGGCTACATTCCCAAAACCCGACCCTTGATAAAAAAGAGCGCTCCGGAAGTGGCAAAGGCCCTGGTTAAAGACCAGGTGGATATCGCCATACTAACCCCCGGCTGA
- a CDS encoding M20/M25/M40 family metallo-hydrolase — MSIEKVQARIKELEEEYLEILKGLVRQKSISTEDIGVRECADLLKGIMEKAGIDTAIYETGGQPVVYGEVKRENSESITILFYGHYDVQPPEPLDKWDSPPFEPGVRKGRIYGRGTGDNKGQLITHVLAVKTYLETLGSLPVNVKFLFEGEEEIGSPNLIPFVQKHQELLKADLVLTSDGPMHESGAPLIAFGVRGVMNFDLHLKTASTDNHSGNKGGVIPNAIWEMVEFLSTMKDEKDQVLISGFYDDVVAPTAYERELINNLPYDPDRLATVYGVDKIHHEKEDFYSRLLFKPTLTINGIRGGHIGEGTKNIIPCESTAKMEIRLVYDQEPEDLINKVKDHIQRYNPSIRLTREEEDMRPSKTSAELDISKAVIRSVEQTFSEKPVVYPGMGGSLPDYVWTKVLGVPSIMIPYANADEANHAPNENLKLDCFYNGIHTSARIIYELGKNL, encoded by the coding sequence ATGTCAATCGAAAAAGTACAGGCCAGGATTAAGGAATTGGAAGAGGAGTATTTGGAAATTTTAAAAGGGTTGGTAAGACAGAAGAGCATTAGTACGGAAGACATTGGTGTTAGAGAATGTGCTGATTTATTAAAAGGCATTATGGAAAAGGCGGGGATCGATACAGCGATCTATGAGACCGGGGGACAACCGGTGGTTTACGGCGAAGTCAAGAGAGAGAACTCCGAGAGTATAACGATATTATTTTACGGGCATTATGATGTTCAGCCGCCGGAACCCCTTGACAAATGGGACAGTCCACCCTTCGAGCCTGGGGTTCGGAAGGGACGGATCTATGGAAGAGGTACCGGGGACAATAAGGGTCAATTAATTACCCATGTCTTAGCGGTAAAAACTTATTTGGAGACGCTGGGCTCTCTTCCTGTTAATGTAAAGTTTCTCTTTGAAGGGGAGGAGGAAATTGGGAGTCCCAATCTGATTCCTTTCGTACAGAAACATCAGGAGTTGCTGAAGGCGGATTTGGTACTGACCTCTGACGGACCGATGCATGAAAGCGGGGCTCCGTTAATCGCTTTTGGCGTTCGGGGTGTCATGAACTTTGACCTGCACCTGAAAACCGCCTCCACGGACAATCATTCCGGTAATAAAGGAGGGGTGATTCCCAATGCCATATGGGAAATGGTGGAGTTTTTATCAACCATGAAAGATGAAAAAGACCAGGTGCTGATTTCCGGTTTCTATGATGACGTGGTTGCGCCTACAGCCTATGAGCGTGAGTTGATCAATAATCTACCCTATGATCCTGACCGACTGGCTACAGTATACGGGGTTGATAAAATCCATCATGAGAAAGAAGACTTTTATTCCCGGTTACTGTTTAAACCCACATTAACCATCAACGGTATCCGAGGAGGTCATATCGGGGAAGGGACAAAAAACATCATTCCCTGCGAATCAACGGCGAAGATGGAAATTCGACTGGTGTACGATCAGGAGCCCGAAGACCTGATAAATAAGGTGAAGGACCATATTCAACGGTACAATCCAAGCATTCGTCTCACTCGGGAGGAAGAGGATATGCGACCTTCTAAAACATCCGCAGAGCTGGACATTTCCAAGGCAGTGATCCGAAGTGTAGAGCAAACCTTCAGTGAAAAACCTGTGGTTTACCCCGGGATGGGAGGAAGTTTACCGGATTATGTTTGGACAAAGGTTCTTGGGGTTCCATCCATTATGATTCCCTATGCAAATGCCGATGAAGCCAACCACGCACCGAATGAGAATTTAAAGCTGGATTGTTTCTATAACGGGATTCATACCAGTGCCCGTATTATTTATGAGTTGGGGAAAAACCTGTAA
- a CDS encoding TVP38/TMEM64 family protein translates to MKKEYKKLLLVAAGLILAFIGIRVTGLHEYISLDNARQLETWVSQYGMMGPVVFIIIYILACIVFLPGLPVTIVGALAFGAVRGAVFSSIGSILGATAAFLIARYAARDMVEKWIEGNRQFEKIDKGVQKNGWRMLMITRMVPLFPFNLQNFAYGLTKIKLRTYILVSWICMLPGVIAYNFMAGSVVSGEGDLRKTFLYLAIGALFFVIISFIPGYLSKKRGEEMEEYKIK, encoded by the coding sequence ATGAAAAAAGAATATAAAAAGTTACTGCTGGTGGCCGCAGGATTGATTCTGGCCTTTATTGGCATTCGAGTAACCGGGCTCCATGAATACATTAGTTTGGACAATGCAAGACAGTTGGAAACATGGGTAAGTCAGTACGGAATGATGGGTCCGGTGGTATTTATTATAATTTATATTTTAGCTTGTATAGTGTTTTTACCGGGACTTCCCGTTACGATTGTAGGTGCTTTGGCTTTTGGAGCAGTGCGAGGAGCCGTCTTTTCATCCATCGGGTCGATTCTCGGAGCCACGGCGGCTTTTCTGATTGCCCGATACGCCGCTCGAGACATGGTGGAAAAATGGATTGAGGGAAATAGACAGTTTGAAAAGATTGATAAAGGGGTACAAAAAAATGGATGGCGGATGCTCATGATTACCCGAATGGTTCCTCTTTTCCCTTTTAATTTACAAAATTTTGCCTATGGATTGACAAAAATTAAACTACGGACTTATATTCTGGTATCCTGGATCTGTATGCTGCCCGGGGTAATTGCCTACAACTTTATGGCCGGTTCTGTGGTAAGCGGTGAAGGGGATTTGAGAAAAACATTTCTATATCTGGCTATCGGTGCTCTTTTCTTTGTGATTATATCCTTTATTCCCGGTTATCTCAGTAAAAAGCGGGGAGAGGAAATGGAAGAGTATAAAATAAAATAG